The Amycolatopsis sp. DG1A-15b genome window below encodes:
- a CDS encoding DsbA family oxidoreductase, with translation MWSDLVCPWCYLGKRRFERAVAEVGVDVEVVHHSFQLDPSFPRGTSRPTREVLAEKYGRTLEEADAMEAQMEERAAADGLEYHLDGVHMGNTVDGHRLVHLAAERGMADAVVDRFYRAHFTERRSLFDHDSLVELAAEAGLDADEARAVLESDAYEAEVAADGEQARALGASGVPFFVIDERFGVAGAQSPEVFAQVLRRVSDGADAG, from the coding sequence ATCTGGTCCGATCTGGTCTGTCCCTGGTGTTATCTCGGCAAACGCCGCTTCGAGCGGGCGGTGGCCGAAGTCGGCGTCGACGTCGAAGTGGTGCACCACTCGTTCCAGCTCGACCCGTCGTTCCCCCGCGGCACTTCCCGGCCGACCCGCGAGGTGCTGGCCGAGAAGTACGGCCGGACACTGGAAGAAGCGGACGCGATGGAAGCCCAGATGGAGGAGCGCGCGGCCGCCGACGGTCTCGAGTACCACCTCGACGGCGTCCACATGGGCAACACGGTCGACGGCCACCGCCTGGTCCACCTCGCGGCGGAACGCGGGATGGCCGACGCCGTCGTCGACCGGTTCTACCGAGCGCACTTCACCGAGCGTCGCTCGCTGTTCGACCACGATTCCCTGGTGGAGCTGGCGGCCGAAGCGGGCTTGGACGCCGACGAAGCGCGAGCCGTGCTCGAGTCCGACGCGTACGAAGCGGAAGTGGCGGCGGACGGCGAGCAGGCCCGCGCACTCGGCGCGTCCGGCGTGCCGTTCTTCGTGATCGACGAGCGGTTCGGCGTGGCCGGAGCCCAGTCGCCGGAGGTGTTCGCGCAGGTGCTGAGGCGAGTCAGCGACGGCGCCGACGCCGGGTGA
- a CDS encoding QsdR family transcriptional regulator produces MTVSTDDIVRHAARLLMAGTRLDLGRMAAELGISRTTFFRRVGNRDDLMGAGLRLLSDRTWQRALDGWRARHGDAARTPEGRLRCLWVMEEYRREVAGSDGMRKLIEAESAVALRVLTDPRGAVQPGLVDAHVELFRADADAAGLAPLVGLPDLAFAVVRLGESFLYSDVLAARSVDLTVATTLVDTLVRGALEPVRVP; encoded by the coding sequence GTGACCGTCTCGACCGACGACATCGTCCGGCACGCGGCCCGGCTGCTGATGGCCGGGACCCGCCTCGACCTCGGCCGGATGGCGGCCGAGCTCGGGATTTCGCGCACCACGTTCTTCCGGCGCGTCGGCAACCGCGACGACCTCATGGGCGCGGGGCTGCGGCTGCTGTCCGACCGGACCTGGCAGCGGGCGCTCGACGGCTGGCGCGCCCGGCACGGCGACGCGGCCCGCACGCCGGAAGGCCGGCTGCGCTGCCTGTGGGTCATGGAGGAGTACCGCCGCGAGGTCGCCGGCAGCGACGGCATGCGCAAGCTGATCGAGGCGGAGTCGGCGGTCGCCCTGCGCGTGCTGACCGACCCGCGCGGCGCCGTCCAGCCCGGGCTCGTCGACGCGCACGTCGAGCTGTTCCGGGCCGACGCCGACGCCGCCGGGCTGGCTCCGCTGGTCGGGCTGCCGGACCTGGCGTTCGCGGTCGTCCGGCTCGGCGAGTCGTTCCTCTACTCCGACGTCCTGGCCGCCCGGTCGGTGGACCTGACCGTCGCGACGACGCTGGTGGACACCCTCGTGCGCGGGGCCCTGGAGCCGGTCCGAGTTCCCTGA
- a CDS encoding dienelactone hydrolase family protein encodes MSALTSPPTPSGSSEKISRRRGWRAKAAGVVLAALALTTGVAAPAPAAANPYERGPDPTTASIEATRGSFATSTVTVSRLAVSGFGGGTIYYPTTTTAGTFGALSIAPGFTATQSSIAWLGPRLASQGFVVFTIDTLTTSDQPDSRGRQLLASLDYLTQQSSVRSRIDSSRLGVVGHSMGGGGTLEAARSRPSLQAAVPLTGWNLTKNWSTLRVPTLVVGAQSDTVAPVASHSIPFYTSLPSTLDRAYLELRGASHFAPNSPNTTIAKYTLSWLKRFIDNDTRYEQFLCPIPSTSLSISDYRGNCPHNG; translated from the coding sequence ATGTCCGCACTCACCAGCCCGCCGACGCCGTCCGGCTCGAGTGAGAAAATTTCCCGCCGCCGTGGGTGGCGCGCCAAGGCCGCCGGCGTGGTGCTGGCCGCCCTGGCGCTGACCACCGGGGTCGCCGCGCCGGCGCCCGCCGCCGCGAACCCCTACGAGCGGGGTCCCGACCCCACCACCGCCAGCATCGAGGCCACCCGCGGCTCGTTCGCGACGAGCACCGTGACGGTGTCGCGGCTGGCCGTCTCCGGCTTCGGCGGCGGCACCATCTACTACCCGACGACCACGACCGCCGGCACGTTCGGCGCCCTCTCCATCGCGCCCGGCTTCACCGCGACGCAGTCGAGCATCGCCTGGCTGGGCCCGCGTCTGGCGTCGCAGGGCTTCGTCGTGTTCACCATCGACACCCTGACCACCAGCGACCAGCCCGACAGCCGCGGCAGGCAGCTGCTGGCCTCACTGGACTACCTGACGCAGCAGAGCTCGGTGCGGTCGCGCATCGACAGCAGCCGGCTCGGCGTCGTCGGGCACTCCATGGGTGGCGGCGGCACCCTCGAAGCGGCGCGCTCGCGGCCGTCACTGCAGGCCGCGGTGCCGCTGACCGGCTGGAACCTGACGAAGAACTGGTCGACGCTGCGGGTGCCGACGCTCGTCGTCGGGGCGCAGTCGGACACCGTCGCGCCGGTGGCGTCGCACTCGATCCCGTTCTACACCAGCCTTCCGTCCACTCTGGACCGCGCGTACCTGGAGCTGCGGGGCGCCAGCCACTTCGCCCCGAACTCGCCGAACACGACGATCGCGAAGTACACGCTGTCGTGGCTCAAGCGGTTCATCGACAACGACACCCGCTACGAACAGTTCCTCTGCCCGATCCCGAGCACCAGCCTGTCCATTTCGGACTACCGCGGCAACTGCCCGCACAACGGCTAG
- a CDS encoding NAD(P)-dependent alcohol dehydrogenase produces the protein MKALVQRAYGPPDTLTWENVPDPVPGEGEVLVRVCATSVNPYDWHFLRGEPYVARLMAGGFGLRRPPVGVLGCDLAGRVETAGTRFAPGDDVYALLPRGAHAEYVRVREDLLAPMPANLTYEQAAAMPMAGVTALLALRGTGAGQRVLVNGASGGVGTFAVQLAKALGAEVGAVCGAADAEVVRSLGADHVFDYRAEDFTRSGRRYDVLLDIAGSRSLFACRRVLARNGTFVAVGGPAGRWVQPAGHVFAALASGPLTRRRVVLADTVACQEKATLLGELAGMVERGAVTPVIDRSYPFDDLPAAFARSEAGHAKGKVVATLGVPGGAA, from the coding sequence ATGAAGGCCCTGGTGCAGCGCGCGTACGGTCCGCCGGACACCTTGACCTGGGAAAACGTACCGGACCCGGTGCCCGGCGAAGGTGAGGTGCTGGTCCGGGTGTGCGCGACCTCGGTCAACCCGTACGACTGGCACTTCCTGAGAGGCGAGCCGTACGTGGCCCGCCTGATGGCCGGGGGGTTCGGCCTGCGCCGTCCACCGGTGGGCGTCCTCGGGTGTGACCTGGCCGGCCGGGTCGAGACCGCGGGGACCAGGTTCGCGCCCGGCGACGACGTCTACGCGCTCCTGCCGCGGGGCGCGCACGCCGAGTACGTCCGCGTCCGCGAGGACCTGCTGGCGCCGATGCCGGCGAACCTCACGTACGAACAGGCGGCGGCGATGCCGATGGCCGGCGTCACCGCGCTGCTGGCCCTGCGAGGTACCGGCGCCGGCCAGCGGGTGCTGGTCAACGGTGCTTCCGGCGGCGTCGGCACTTTCGCCGTCCAGCTGGCGAAGGCGCTCGGTGCCGAGGTCGGCGCCGTGTGCGGCGCGGCCGACGCCGAAGTGGTGCGCTCGCTGGGCGCGGACCACGTCTTCGACTACCGGGCGGAGGACTTCACCCGCAGCGGCCGCCGCTACGACGTCCTGCTGGACATCGCCGGCAGCCGGTCGCTGTTCGCCTGCCGGCGGGTGCTCGCGCGCAACGGCACGTTCGTCGCCGTGGGCGGTCCGGCGGGGCGGTGGGTGCAGCCCGCGGGGCACGTCTTCGCCGCCCTGGCTTCCGGGCCGCTGACGAGGAGACGTGTCGTACTGGCGGATACCGTGGCCTGCCAGGAGAAGGCGACGCTCCTCGGCGAGCTGGCCGGCATGGTGGAGCGCGGTGCGGTCACGCCGGTGATCGACCGGAGCTACCCGTTCGACGACTTGCCCGCCGCGTTCGCCCGCTCCGAAGCCGGGCACGCCAAGGGCAAGGTCGTCGCCACCCTCGGCGTGCCCGGCGGAGCCGCCTAG
- a CDS encoding TetR/AcrR family transcriptional regulator C-terminal domain-containing protein, with protein sequence MTTEARTPLSRERVLRAAVALADEHGLRAVTMRRLAEDLGAEAMSLYYHVSKKEDVLDGIVEVVAEEINDVVARVEPGPDWKQTARRRILAARQVFLRHRWAPELFGTRSSTSVAVLKHYDSLVGLMREGGFSHDRIHHALHALGSRALGFSQELFDPNAGASAEVPAELAAQLPNLAGMLAEVAHDDPDSTLGWCDDQAEFEFGLDLILDGLDRLREQ encoded by the coding sequence GTGACCACCGAAGCCCGGACCCCGCTGAGCCGGGAACGCGTGCTGCGGGCGGCCGTCGCGCTCGCCGACGAGCACGGCCTGCGCGCGGTGACGATGCGCCGGCTCGCCGAGGACCTCGGCGCCGAGGCGATGTCGCTCTACTACCACGTGTCCAAGAAGGAAGACGTGCTCGACGGGATCGTCGAGGTGGTCGCCGAGGAGATCAACGACGTGGTGGCCCGCGTGGAACCCGGCCCGGACTGGAAGCAGACGGCCCGGCGGCGCATCCTCGCCGCGCGGCAGGTCTTCCTGCGCCACCGCTGGGCCCCGGAACTGTTCGGCACGCGCTCGTCGACGAGCGTCGCGGTGCTGAAGCACTACGACAGCCTGGTCGGGCTGATGCGCGAGGGCGGGTTCTCCCACGACCGGATCCACCACGCGCTGCACGCACTGGGCAGCCGCGCGCTGGGGTTCAGCCAGGAGCTGTTCGACCCGAACGCCGGGGCGTCGGCCGAGGTACCCGCCGAACTCGCCGCGCAGCTGCCGAACCTGGCCGGGATGCTGGCCGAAGTCGCCCACGACGACCCGGATTCGACCCTGGGCTGGTGCGACGACCAGGCGGAGTTCGAGTTCGGCCTGGACCTCATCCTCGACGGCCTCGACCGGCTGCGGGAGCAGTAG
- a CDS encoding LLM class flavin-dependent oxidoreductase, with protein MSRPLRKLGFLTIGLFDAADPRRGHESTLEIIELGERLGFDSAWVRHRHLQYGISSPVAVLAAASQRTSRIELGTAVIPLGWENPLRLAEDLATVDLLSGGRLNPGLSVGPPMRWDEVKHALYPDTAGAEDFSYERVQRLLDFVRGEPATEFSGTAGFEVFSDRVQPQSPGLGDRLWYGGASLRSAEWAGKHRMNFLTSSVVKAEGESTDFAEIQLSHIRTFREHHPAGRISQGLVVIPTDSATPQQRAKYEAYAEERLPRTAEPQGPARMLFSPDFVGTSAEIAERLHAHQAFREIDEVAFALPFTFEHEDYVQILTDIAERLGPLLGR; from the coding sequence GTGTCACGACCTCTGCGGAAGCTCGGCTTCCTGACCATCGGCCTGTTCGACGCGGCCGACCCGCGCCGGGGCCACGAGTCGACGCTGGAGATCATCGAGCTGGGCGAACGGCTCGGGTTCGACAGCGCCTGGGTGCGCCACCGGCACCTGCAGTACGGCATCTCGTCGCCGGTCGCCGTGCTGGCCGCCGCGTCGCAGCGGACCAGCCGGATCGAGCTCGGCACCGCCGTGATCCCGCTCGGCTGGGAGAACCCGCTGCGGCTGGCCGAGGACCTCGCCACCGTCGACCTGCTCTCCGGCGGGCGGCTCAACCCGGGCCTCAGCGTCGGCCCGCCGATGCGCTGGGACGAGGTCAAGCACGCCCTCTACCCCGACACCGCCGGCGCCGAGGACTTCTCCTACGAGCGGGTGCAACGACTGCTGGACTTCGTGCGCGGCGAACCGGCGACGGAGTTCAGCGGCACCGCCGGGTTCGAGGTCTTCTCCGACCGCGTTCAGCCGCAGTCGCCCGGGCTCGGCGACCGCCTCTGGTACGGCGGCGCGAGCCTGCGCTCGGCCGAGTGGGCCGGCAAGCACCGGATGAATTTCCTGACCAGCAGTGTGGTCAAGGCCGAAGGCGAAAGCACCGACTTCGCCGAGATCCAGCTCTCGCACATCCGGACGTTCCGCGAGCACCACCCCGCCGGCCGCATCTCGCAGGGCCTGGTCGTCATCCCGACCGACAGTGCGACGCCACAACAGCGGGCGAAGTACGAGGCCTACGCCGAAGAGCGCCTGCCCCGCACCGCGGAACCACAGGGACCCGCGCGGATGCTGTTCTCCCCCGATTTCGTCGGCACGTCCGCGGAAATCGCCGAGCGGCTGCACGCGCACCAGGCGTTCCGCGAGATCGACGAGGTGGCTTTCGCCCTGCCGTTCACCTTCGAACACGAAGACTACGTGCAGATCCTCACCGACATCGCGGAACGCCTCGGCCCCCTGCTCGGGCGCTGA
- a CDS encoding fasciclin domain-containing protein — MTKLRVAGIGVAAVAALSLTACSGSDTASSGSSSSSMAPSSSVPAPSSSMASGAGNGVTTNADVFGPACSQLPQGSAPGSLDSMGPQPVASAASTNPLLTKLVAAVKATNLVDTLNSQEAITVFAPADPAFAALGDAKFNELAGKPAELSPILQYHVVGKRYDAKGLATAGSVDTLNTAGGPVKIEGSGDTMTINGAKVLCGNIPTKNATVFVIDKVLTPGTNQ; from the coding sequence GTGACCAAGCTTCGTGTCGCCGGAATCGGCGTCGCCGCCGTTGCCGCGCTTTCGCTGACCGCGTGCAGCGGTAGCGACACCGCTTCGTCGGGCAGTTCCAGCAGCTCGATGGCGCCGTCGTCCTCGGTGCCCGCGCCGTCGTCCAGCATGGCCTCCGGTGCCGGCAACGGCGTGACCACCAACGCCGATGTCTTCGGCCCGGCGTGTTCGCAGCTGCCGCAGGGGTCGGCGCCCGGTTCGCTGGACTCGATGGGCCCGCAGCCGGTCGCCTCGGCCGCGTCGACGAACCCGCTGCTGACCAAGCTGGTGGCGGCCGTCAAGGCCACCAACCTGGTCGACACGCTCAACAGCCAGGAGGCCATCACGGTCTTCGCGCCGGCCGACCCGGCGTTCGCCGCGCTGGGTGACGCCAAGTTCAACGAGCTCGCCGGCAAGCCCGCCGAGCTGTCGCCGATTCTGCAGTACCACGTCGTCGGCAAGCGTTACGACGCCAAGGGTCTCGCCACCGCGGGTTCGGTCGACACGCTCAACACCGCCGGTGGCCCGGTGAAGATCGAGGGCTCCGGCGACACCATGACGATCAACGGCGCGAAGGTCCTGTGCGGCAACATCCCGACGAAGAACGCCACGGTCTTCGTGATCGACAAGGTGCTGACGCCGGGCACCAACCAGTAG
- a CDS encoding anti-sigma factor: MTAELHTLTGAYALDAVSDVDRAEFERHLGECAACREEVAELRATGARLAVAAAVDPPPELKLVVLAEVARTRQLPPKVPVIRRLSRAKTWQLRVSLFGAAAAAVVAVVLFGVARTPAPVDSVLSAPDASAIQGAGEGHATLVVSRSRNQAVLLASDLPALDAGHVYQVWLIGSGGARSAGLMTSEASQRMLVADLPPDVDRIGITVEPAGGSAGPTTPAVTRISLV; the protein is encoded by the coding sequence ATGACCGCCGAGCTGCACACACTGACCGGGGCATACGCCCTGGATGCGGTGTCCGATGTGGACCGCGCCGAATTCGAACGTCACCTCGGCGAATGCGCCGCCTGCCGGGAGGAAGTGGCGGAGCTGCGGGCGACCGGCGCGCGGCTGGCCGTGGCCGCCGCGGTGGACCCGCCGCCGGAGCTGAAGCTGGTGGTGCTCGCCGAGGTGGCCCGCACCCGGCAGCTGCCGCCGAAGGTGCCGGTCATCCGCCGGCTGAGCCGGGCCAAGACGTGGCAGCTGCGCGTGTCGCTCTTCGGTGCGGCCGCCGCGGCCGTGGTGGCGGTCGTCCTGTTCGGCGTCGCCAGGACGCCCGCGCCCGTCGACTCGGTGCTGAGTGCGCCGGACGCCTCCGCGATCCAGGGGGCCGGCGAGGGGCACGCCACGCTCGTCGTCTCGCGCAGCCGGAACCAGGCCGTGCTCCTCGCATCGGACCTGCCCGCGCTCGACGCCGGGCACGTCTACCAGGTGTGGCTGATCGGCAGCGGCGGCGCGCGGTCGGCCGGGCTGATGACGTCCGAGGCGTCGCAGCGGATGCTCGTGGCCGATCTTCCGCCCGACGTCGACCGGATCGGGATCACCGTCGAGCCCGCCGGCGGCTCGGCCGGCCCGACGACCCCCGCCGTCACCAGGATTTCCCTTGTCTAG
- the sigK gene encoding ECF RNA polymerase sigma factor SigK: MGERGRLRLQPDEAPALAPSAEELLPRVAAGDEAAFASLYDLVAGPVLGLATRVLRSHAQAEEVAQEVLVEVWRKATRYEPERGSALSWVLTIAHRRAVDRVRSHQAGLDREERAGLMDVRRPFDEVTESTLAGLEQQRVRQCLSALTDLQRESIVLAYYNGYTYPEVAEVLKVAPGTVKTRIRDGLIRLRDCLGVDR; encoded by the coding sequence ATGGGTGAGCGTGGGCGGTTGCGGCTGCAACCGGACGAGGCGCCGGCGCTCGCGCCGAGCGCCGAAGAACTGCTGCCGCGGGTGGCGGCGGGGGACGAGGCGGCGTTCGCGTCGCTCTACGACCTCGTCGCCGGCCCGGTGCTCGGCCTCGCGACGCGCGTGCTGCGCAGTCACGCGCAGGCCGAGGAGGTGGCACAGGAGGTGCTGGTGGAGGTGTGGCGCAAGGCCACGAGGTACGAGCCGGAGCGCGGCAGCGCGCTGTCGTGGGTGCTGACCATCGCCCACCGCCGGGCCGTGGACCGCGTGCGTTCGCACCAGGCCGGCCTCGACCGGGAGGAGCGCGCCGGCCTGATGGACGTGCGGCGGCCGTTCGACGAGGTCACCGAGTCCACTTTGGCCGGTCTGGAGCAGCAGCGGGTCCGGCAGTGCCTGTCCGCGCTGACCGACCTGCAGCGCGAGTCGATCGTGCTGGCCTACTACAACGGCTACACCTACCCCGAGGTCGCCGAGGTGCTGAAGGTCGCGCCCGGCACCGTCAAGACCCGCATCCGCGACGGCCTGATCCGGCTGCGCGACTGCCTGGGGGTGGACCGATGA
- a CDS encoding SsgA family sporulation/cell division regulator produces the protein MTDPYSVTNARIDFALRTFGAGPRPVPAELEYDTRDPYAVAVVLHAGPSAVRWLFGRDLLADGLLARCGDGDVRIGPAGDPALVVVELTSPDGAAVLEAPAKEIAAFLDRTYDVIPAGSESDWFDFDEELAKLSYQD, from the coding sequence ATGACCGACCCGTACAGCGTGACCAACGCCCGCATCGACTTTGCCCTCCGCACCTTCGGGGCCGGGCCGCGACCGGTGCCGGCCGAGCTGGAGTACGACACCCGCGACCCGTACGCGGTCGCCGTGGTGCTGCACGCCGGCCCGAGCGCGGTCCGGTGGCTCTTCGGCCGCGATCTGCTCGCCGACGGCCTGCTCGCCCGCTGCGGCGACGGCGACGTGCGGATCGGGCCCGCCGGCGACCCCGCGCTGGTCGTGGTGGAGCTGACCTCCCCCGACGGCGCCGCGGTGCTCGAAGCGCCCGCCAAGGAGATCGCGGCCTTCCTCGACCGCACCTACGACGTCATCCCGGCCGGCAGCGAGAGCGACTGGTTCGACTTCGACGAGGAACTGGCGAAGCTTTCGTACCAGGACTGA
- a CDS encoding fatty acid--CoA ligase family protein, producing the protein MSFFLTKVLAALDDGGDRVLFHSGGGVTTYHQARDRLHRLHGGLGEVETLAVDLRNRPETVLVQLAALLRGATVLMVPASAPARDRLAAASGATVVTDRPHEWPAGDVRTLDDLDGEPGPLHPPETVRLLFPTGGTTGTPKLIRHSGIYDGMASIFTPSPDGPGRTLLVAPMTHMTGNATVLGALLRLDTVVVHDGFDAGAVLEAIQAHRIDTLSLTPPRLAALLDHPAREGTDLSSVRSLSLGAAPLPPHRLAQALDVFGPVVGQGYGLTEAPMIASISAAELVARPELRSSVGRIVPGMEARITDGEVEVRGLSMMDGYLGGPEVGAGWLRTGDLGRFDDEGYLYLLDRADDVVVVGEHGTKVATTVVEHALATHPAVRSAAVFGVPGEDGQLLHAVLVTREPLTADEVREHARKAFGQEHYVPAGVDFVAELPLTSVGKVDKRALRAAVSS; encoded by the coding sequence GTGAGCTTCTTCCTGACGAAGGTCCTCGCCGCGCTCGACGACGGCGGTGACCGCGTCCTGTTCCACTCCGGCGGCGGGGTCACCACCTACCACCAGGCCCGCGACCGCCTCCACCGCCTGCACGGCGGGCTGGGCGAGGTCGAAACGCTCGCCGTCGACCTGCGCAACCGGCCCGAAACGGTCCTCGTGCAGCTGGCGGCCCTCCTGCGCGGCGCGACCGTGCTCATGGTCCCGGCCTCGGCGCCGGCCCGTGACCGGCTCGCCGCGGCGAGCGGTGCCACCGTCGTCACCGACCGGCCGCACGAGTGGCCCGCGGGCGACGTCCGCACCCTCGACGACCTCGACGGCGAACCGGGGCCGCTGCACCCGCCGGAAACCGTGCGCCTGCTCTTCCCCACCGGCGGCACCACCGGCACCCCGAAGCTGATCCGCCACAGCGGCATCTACGACGGCATGGCGTCCATCTTCACGCCGTCGCCGGACGGCCCGGGCCGCACGCTGCTGGTCGCCCCGATGACGCACATGACCGGCAACGCCACCGTGCTCGGCGCGCTCCTGCGGCTGGACACCGTGGTGGTCCACGACGGCTTCGACGCAGGAGCCGTCCTCGAAGCGATCCAGGCGCACCGGATCGACACGCTCTCGCTGACTCCGCCGCGGCTGGCCGCGCTGCTCGACCACCCGGCCAGGGAAGGCACCGACCTCAGCAGCGTCCGCTCGCTCTCCCTCGGTGCCGCGCCGCTGCCGCCGCACCGGCTCGCCCAGGCCCTCGACGTCTTCGGCCCGGTCGTCGGCCAGGGGTACGGCCTCACCGAGGCGCCGATGATCGCGAGCATCTCCGCCGCCGAGCTCGTCGCCCGTCCCGAACTCCGGAGCTCGGTCGGCCGGATCGTGCCGGGGATGGAGGCCCGCATCACCGACGGCGAGGTCGAGGTGCGCGGACTGTCCATGATGGACGGTTACCTCGGCGGCCCGGAGGTCGGTGCGGGCTGGCTGCGCACCGGCGATCTCGGCCGCTTCGACGACGAGGGCTACCTCTACCTGCTCGACCGCGCGGACGACGTCGTGGTGGTCGGCGAGCACGGCACGAAGGTCGCCACCACCGTCGTCGAACACGCCCTCGCGACGCATCCCGCGGTGCGGAGCGCGGCGGTCTTCGGCGTCCCGGGCGAAGACGGCCAGCTACTGCACGCCGTCCTCGTCACCCGTGAACCACTGACCGCCGACGAGGTCCGGGAGCACGCGCGAAAGGCCTTCGGCCAGGAGCACTACGTCCCGGCCGGGGTGGACTTCGTGGCCGAGCTGCCGCTCACGAGCGTCGGGAAGGTCGACAAGCGCGCGCTGCGAGCCGCGGTCAGCTCGTGA
- the ilvD gene encoding dihydroxy-acid dehydratase — MTIDPKPRSRTVTDGIEAAPARGMLRAVGMGDGDWKKPIIGVASSWNEITPCNLSLDRLAQAAKEGVHAGGGYPLQFGTISVSDGISMGHDGMHFSLVSREVIADSVETVMQAERLDGSILLAGCDKSLPGMLMAAARLDLASVFLYAGTIAPGWVKLTDGTEKDVTLIDAFEAVGACRAGRLGTADLDRIERAICPGEGACGGMYTANTMASAAEAMGMSMPGSAAPPSADRRRDHYAHLSGEAVVGLLERGITARDILTREAFENAITVVMALGGSTNAVLHLLAIAHEAKVPLTLDDFNTVGDRVPHLGDLKPFGKYVMNDIDRHGGIPVLMKALLDEGLLHGDALTVTGRTVAENLAELDPDPIDGEVLRALDNPLHPTGGITILRGSLAPEGAVVKSAGFDTANFEGPARVFEREQEAMAALNEGRIEAGDVVVIRYEGPKGGPGMREMLAITAAIKGAGLGKDVLLLTDGRFSGGTTGLCIGHVAPEAVDGGPIAFVRTGDRIAVDIKARSIDLLVDAAELASRRAGWEPMPNKFPEGVLGKYVKLVKSSSDGAVTS, encoded by the coding sequence ATGACGATCGACCCGAAGCCCCGCAGCCGCACGGTGACCGACGGGATCGAGGCCGCGCCCGCCAGAGGCATGCTGCGCGCGGTCGGGATGGGCGACGGCGACTGGAAGAAACCGATCATCGGCGTCGCCAGCTCGTGGAACGAGATCACGCCGTGCAACCTGTCCCTGGACCGGCTGGCCCAGGCGGCCAAGGAGGGCGTGCACGCCGGTGGCGGGTACCCGCTGCAGTTCGGCACCATCTCGGTGTCCGACGGCATCTCCATGGGCCACGACGGCATGCACTTCTCGCTGGTCTCCCGCGAGGTCATCGCCGACTCGGTCGAGACGGTGATGCAGGCCGAGCGGCTCGACGGCTCGATCCTGCTGGCCGGCTGCGACAAGTCGCTGCCGGGCATGCTGATGGCCGCGGCGCGCCTCGACCTGGCGTCGGTGTTCCTCTACGCGGGCACGATCGCGCCCGGCTGGGTGAAGCTCACCGACGGCACCGAAAAGGACGTCACGCTCATCGACGCCTTCGAGGCGGTCGGCGCGTGCCGGGCGGGCCGGCTCGGGACCGCCGATCTCGACCGCATCGAACGGGCCATCTGCCCCGGTGAGGGCGCCTGCGGCGGGATGTACACGGCGAACACGATGGCGTCGGCGGCGGAAGCCATGGGGATGAGCATGCCGGGCTCGGCCGCGCCGCCGTCCGCGGACCGCCGTCGCGACCACTACGCCCACCTTTCGGGGGAGGCCGTCGTCGGCCTGCTCGAACGCGGCATCACCGCGCGGGACATCCTCACCCGGGAGGCGTTCGAGAACGCCATCACCGTGGTCATGGCGCTGGGTGGCTCGACCAATGCCGTGCTGCACCTGCTGGCCATCGCGCACGAGGCGAAGGTGCCGCTGACGCTCGACGACTTCAACACCGTCGGTGACCGCGTCCCGCACCTGGGCGACCTGAAGCCGTTCGGCAAGTACGTCATGAACGACATCGACCGCCACGGCGGCATCCCGGTGCTGATGAAGGCCCTGCTGGACGAGGGCCTGCTGCACGGCGACGCCCTCACGGTGACCGGGCGGACGGTGGCCGAGAACCTCGCCGAGCTCGACCCGGACCCGATCGACGGCGAAGTGCTGCGCGCCCTGGACAACCCGCTGCACCCGACCGGCGGCATCACCATCCTGCGCGGCTCGCTCGCCCCCGAAGGCGCGGTCGTGAAGTCCGCGGGCTTCGACACGGCCAACTTCGAGGGCCCGGCGCGGGTGTTCGAGCGCGAGCAGGAGGCGATGGCGGCGCTGAACGAGGGCCGGATCGAGGCCGGCGACGTCGTCGTCATCCGCTACGAAGGCCCCAAGGGCGGTCCGGGCATGCGCGAGATGCTCGCGATCACCGCGGCGATCAAGGGCGCCGGGCTGGGCAAGGACGTGCTGCTGCTGACGGACGGGCGGTTCTCCGGCGGTACCACCGGCCTGTGCATCGGCCACGTCGCGCCGGAGGCGGTCGACGGCGGGCCGATCGCGTTCGTCCGGACCGGCGACCGGATCGCCGTCGACATCAAGGCGCGCAGCATCGACCTGCTGGTCGACGCCGCCGAGCTGGCTTCTCGCCGCGCGGGCTGGGAGCCGATGCCGAACAAGTTCCCGGAAGGGGTGCTCGGCAAGTACGTGAAGCTCGTCAAGTCGTCCTCGGACGGCGCCGTCACGAGCTGA